The DNA sequence CTGGACGGATCTGAAAAAAAGTGGCAAATAGGTTTGCCCACCACAGTCACAGCGTCAGTTGCCGATCCGAACGTCGTACAACTTAACGGCGTACAGGCAGATCGCGTACGTGTTAAACCTTCGCGGGCGCTGCAGATTCTTCCCCGGCAATTAGGGCAAACCGAAGTGCGGTTAAAACTGTTTGGGGCGTTGCCGATCAAAACGTTCAAGGTGCAAGTCGTCCCAAATATTAAAGTGATTCCCGGAGGGCAGTCAATTGGAGTGAAATTGACGTCTGACGGCATGCTCGTCGTCGGGCACCACCGGGTGAAAGGTGAAACGGGCGACTCCTCGCCCGGGCAACAAGCGGACATTCGCATTGGCGATCGCATTTTAAACATTGAAGGGACCACAATTACATCGCCAGAACAAATGAACCGCCTCATTCAAGTACACGGTAAGAAACAAGAGGGTATCGTCGCCCGCGTCGCCCGCGGCGAGAAGCAGTTTGACGTGACGATTCACCCGCTGTACGACAAAGCCAACCGCAGTTACCGCATCGGCCTGTATGTAAAAAATGCGACCTCCGGTGTCGGGACGCTTACGTTTTATGCGCCAGATACGCATTTGTACGGGGCGCTCGGACACGTTATTTCCGATCTCGATACAGGATCGCCGATCGTCGTCGGCAAGGGGCAAATCGTACAATCAAACGTCACGGCGGTTGAAAAAGGCATTTCCGGAAAACCGGGTGAAAAGCGTGCCATTTTTTTTAACGAAAAAGATATTCTCGGGACCATTAAGAAAAACACTCGCTTCGGCATTTTTGGCGAAATGGATCAGTTTCCGGAAAATGGCTACACAAACGAAGCCATCCCGATCGGTTTAATGGAAGACGTGAAAACAGGACCCGCACACATATATACGGTCGTCGAGGGACGTAAGGTGGAAAAATACAATATCGAAATCGTCAACGTCATTAAACAGCCGTACGCGGCTACGAAAGGCCTCATCATCAAAGTGACGGACGAACGCCTCCTACAAAAAACGGGCGGCATCGTCCAAGGCATGAGCGGGAGTCCGATTATTCAAGACGGGAAACTCGTCGGCGCAGTGACACACGTATTCGTCAACGACCCAACGTCAGGGTACGGGACGTACATCGAGTGGATGTTGCAAGAAGTAGGAATAAAATTAAGCGCAGTAGATGTAGGTAGACAGAGAAAACCCCATATATATGGGGTTTTCTCCATATATATGGTTTTTTCCATATAGAATACTAGGAAATCGTCGAGCTACAATGGTACCGCTTATTACTCGCCTGCTGAATCGACGTTTTTGTCGAATTTTATCGTAAAATATTTACCAAAAAAATTGCTCGTCGTTGCAGGAAATTACTATCTGATGTCGAAAGTATGTGGTATAAAGAAAGTTCGGAAAGGCACAGCAGCCTTACGCTTACACAAAAAATTTAAAGCGGGTGTTGTGTTTTTTCTTAAATAGGGTCTAGGAGGTTTTTTACTTGCAAACGATTCAGGTCGCTTTAGCTGATGACAATAAGGAATTTGCAGAACTAATGTGTACGTTTATTTCTGAACAGGAAGACATGGAAATTGTCGGTGTCGCGTACAACGGGAACGACGTATTGGATCTCGTACGCTCGACGCAGCCTGACGTGTTAATATTAGACATTATTATGCCCCATCTGGACGGGTTGGGGGTGCTAGAAAAAATGAAAACGCTCACGTTAAATCCAGCGCCGAAAGTGATCATGCTCACGGCGTTCGGTCATGAGACCATTACGCAACGGGCAGTTGAACTCGGCGCATCGTATTACATTTTGAAACCGTTTGATATGGATGCCTTAATCGCGCGCGTCCGGCAGACCCTAAGCAGTCCGTTTAGCCGCAAAAAAATGCCTGACATGCCAAAGAAAGATTACAACTTGGATTCCAACATTACGAGTATCATTCACGAAGTCGGCGTTCCCGCCCATATTAAAGGGTACATGTATTTGCGCGACGCGATTGCGATGGTTTACAATGATGTTGAAATTTTAGGTTCAATAACTAAAGTTCTCTATCCTAGTATTGCCGATAAGTATAAGACGACTCCGAGTCGCGTCGAGCGGGCCATTCGCCACGCGATCGAAGTCGCTTGGAACCGGGGCAACGTCGATTCGATTAGCGCTTTGTTCGGCTATACGGTTAGCGCCAGCAAAGCAAAGCCGACAAACAGCGAGTTTATCGCCATGATCGCCGACAAATTGCGCGTCGCGCACAAGGTGGGATAAGCGGCTAACGGTAAGTGTATCCATCGGTTTTGATCGTTTTTCAACCGTCGCTAACTAAGCAGCTAACATCTTCTAAACCAACTAATATTTTAAAGCTAAGCCAACTAATTACCTTTATTTATCGGGTCAAAAAAACCTGTAAATGGGGGTAATTTTTTTGACAGATTTTGACTTTCAACTGGATATTTCGATGTTTTGCACCCATTTGTTCAGTTGCTTCTCCGGAAAGTAAATGGTCCCGTTTAATTTAATGTGTGGGATGTCCGGATATTGATAGAGCAGCGCTTTTGCATCGTCCTTCTTTATTCCGAGGTAGTTGTGTACCTCACTTTCACTAATTAACTGATGATCGTCATTCTCATCTGTAAATATGAAATCGTCGGGGTTGTTGAAATTTCTCAACCCGGCACCGATAAAATAACCCGCGAGCGCAATCCCTCCCCCTAGTATAAGAGACGGTGTAATAAGGTCATTCAAATCCATTGACTGTCATCCTTTTCCTGGTTTTATTTCTGTTGTCGTTAGCGGCGAAATCGCGTGGTGCAAAAAAGTTTATCACAACTAGTTTACCGCACTAGCACCCCGCCGTTGCGAAGTTAATGATTCGTTTATTTTTCCACCTATGCGTTGTGCCGCTGTATGGACGGGCACGAGAATACACATACTAATCGCGGACGGCCGATGGTCGCTGTCACTGTAACGTGTCGTTAGCTCCAAGTGCCGTTTTAGCTCCAAGTGTCCTAGACGCTGTTCGAATCGTACGGGAGATTAGTTGTCAAACCGTGTGAGAGGGGGAATTGTCGTGTTCGCATGGGCGCAGCCGCTCGGCAAACGGGAACGCGTACTTAAAGGGACGGCAATTGTTGACACGAGTACAAAAAACCTAATTCGGCGCATTCGCTCGGGCGAAATCGCCGTCATTGACCACCGCGATTTGGACGAAGTCGCTGCGGGTGGCTTAATTGCCGGAAAGGTTCGGGCTGTCCTCAACTGTGCGGAAACGATGAGTGGCACATATCCGACACCGGGGCCGGAACGGCTGTTGGCGGCGGGCATCCCCGTATTAGACGGGATCGACCGTCGGTGGGCCAGTCAGCTGGCGGCGGGTACGCCTGTCTGGGTGGAAGGGGCGACGTACGGCTATTTTGACACGGACGGAAACGCAATAGCCGTCGGTGAAGGAAAACAGCTGACGCCCACACGGCTCGCGCGTTTAAAAAAGCTAGCTCGCGCAAATTTGGAGCCGGCCCTCGATCAGTTTATCGATAATACGCTGGCGTTTGCCGCGCGGGAAAAGCACTTTGTAACGCAGCCGCTACAACTTCCGCCACTGGCGACAAAAATTAAAGGGCGGCACGTCGTCGTCGTCGTGCGCGGGGCGAATTACACAGCCGATTTATACGCCATTCGCACATACATTCGCGACTACCGTCCGGTGTTAGTCGGGGTCGATGGCGGTGCAGATGCACTGCTACAAAACAATTACACCCCCGACCTCATTGTCGGCGACATGGATTCTGTGTCTGACGAAGCGCTTCGTTCGGGAGCTGAGTTAATCGTGCACGCGTATCCGAACGGGGAAGCGCCGGGATTAAAGCGCCTCGCCGCGCTCGGGTTGGCAGCGCGCGCCCGCGTATTGCCAGCACCTGGGACGAGTGAGGACGTGGCGATGTTAGTCGCGTTCGAACAGCAAGCGAAATTGATCGTCGCTTTAGGGACGCATACGCACATGGTCGATTTTTTGGAAAAAGGGCGAAAAGGGATGGCTAGTACGATGCTCGTGCGCATGAAAATTGGCACGAAATTAGTCGATGCCAAAGGTGTCAGCTTGTTGTACACGGGCCGCTATCGCGGCAAGGAACTTACTTGGTTAGTGCTCAGTTCGGTATTGCCGCTGCTCTCCTTGTTTGGGATTAATCCGGAATTCCGTTCGCTGCTCCGCTTGTTGTGGTTGAATGTGCGCCTGATGTTCTCGTAAGGAGGTTTATCGTGATTTCCACCCGTTATCATCTTTTTACGGTTATGGCCATTTTTTTATCGCTCGGCGTCGGCATTTTATTAGGCGGTTCGCTCGGGCAGAAGTGGTTGTCGGAGCAAAAACAGTCGTTAATGGCGCAACTGGAACGCCGTTACGAGGAGCAAGTGACACGCAATCGGCAATTAGTTAAAGAAAAAAAAGCAGCGCACACGCTTTATGCTCGTGAACGACAACACATGGCGCAAATTCTGCAACTGTCGCTCGCCCGCAAGTTGCAGGACCGCTTTTTTGTCGTATTTTCAGCCAATCCCACGCGCGCGGCACGTTTAGAACGAATGATTCGTTGGGCGGGCGGACGGGTGCAAGTGCGCGACTCGCTAAGCTACACACCGGTCAAAGCAGACGGCGTCATTGTGTTGGGTGACGACTTCGCCGACCAAATGACGCCTGACGTCCTACAACATTTACAAGTTTTATACCGGGGGCCCCTCGTCGTGCATCGGACGACGTTTGCGCACGCGACGTCGCTCACTGCTGAACGACCTAGTCGGCACGTGTATTTTTTTGAAGGACCACTGTCCGAAGTTGTCGACGCGTACAAGTTACTAAATTTTTTACACGAACTATCTAGCGAACAGGGGGAACAGGGCGATGGAGATGAGCGTCGCAGTCGTCGTACCGGCGTATAACGAAGCTGAGCGCATCGAGCAAACGTTACGAGCCCTAACAGGACTAAGCGAGGTACACGAATTGATCGTCGTCGACGACGGCAGTAGGGACGACACGGCCCTTCGCGCCCGCAATTTTACCGACAGCGTCATTCGTTTACCGCAAAACTGTGGCAAAGGGTACGCACTAGACGTCGGTTGGCGGCAAGCGCAAAGCGATGTGATCGCGTTGATCGACGCCGATTTAGCGGACACAGCCGTACATACGCGCACATTAGTGCAGCCGGTGTTAGCCGGTGCGTGTGACATGGCAATCGCCGCGCTTCCCGCCGCCGAGAAGCGGGGCGGGTTCGGACTAGTGAGGGGATTAGCGCGGCAAGGGGTTAAGCGTTTGACGGGACGACACGTCCGTGCGACTCTTTCGGGTCAACGGGCGCTGCGGCGCGATATACTAGCCGCGTTACCGTTCGTGACGGACGACTTCGGAATCGAGGTCAACTTGACAGTCGAGGCGCTGCGCCGCGGCTTTCGCCTCGCCGAA is a window from the Numidum massiliense genome containing:
- the steA gene encoding putative cytokinetic ring protein SteA; translated protein: MFAWAQPLGKRERVLKGTAIVDTSTKNLIRRIRSGEIAVIDHRDLDEVAAGGLIAGKVRAVLNCAETMSGTYPTPGPERLLAAGIPVLDGIDRRWASQLAAGTPVWVEGATYGYFDTDGNAIAVGEGKQLTPTRLARLKKLARANLEPALDQFIDNTLAFAAREKHFVTQPLQLPPLATKIKGRHVVVVVRGANYTADLYAIRTYIRDYRPVLVGVDGGADALLQNNYTPDLIVGDMDSVSDEALRSGAELIVHAYPNGEAPGLKRLAALGLAARARVLPAPGTSEDVAMLVAFEQQAKLIVALGTHTHMVDFLEKGRKGMASTMLVRMKIGTKLVDAKGVSLLYTGRYRGKELTWLVLSSVLPLLSLFGINPEFRSLLRLLWLNVRLMFS
- a CDS encoding copper transporter, translating into MISTRYHLFTVMAIFLSLGVGILLGGSLGQKWLSEQKQSLMAQLERRYEEQVTRNRQLVKEKKAAHTLYARERQHMAQILQLSLARKLQDRFFVVFSANPTRAARLERMIRWAGGRVQVRDSLSYTPVKADGVIVLGDDFADQMTPDVLQHLQVLYRGPLVVHRTTFAHATSLTAERPSRHVYFFEGPLSEVVDAYKLLNFLHELSSEQGEQGDGDERRSRRTGV
- a CDS encoding MerR family transcriptional regulator: MDLNDLITPSLILGGGIALAGYFIGAGLRNFNNPDDFIFTDENDDHQLISESEVHNYLGIKKDDAKALLYQYPDIPHIKLNGTIYFPEKQLNKWVQNIEISS
- a CDS encoding glycosyltransferase family 2 protein, whose protein sequence is MEMSVAVVVPAYNEAERIEQTLRALTGLSEVHELIVVDDGSRDDTALRARNFTDSVIRLPQNCGKGYALDVGWRQAQSDVIALIDADLADTAVHTRTLVQPVLAGACDMAIAALPAAEKRGGFGLVRGLARQGVKRLTGRHVRATLSGQRALRRDILAALPFVTDDFGIEVNLTVEALRRGFRLAEVPVPFKHRESGRDWSGFVHRGRQFMHISRTLYRLWRTN
- the spoIVB gene encoding SpoIVB peptidase; the protein is MDRRQIKKLIGLALVVLIVCASATPTFRQFFSLPHHFRMLDGSEKKWQIGLPTTVTASVADPNVVQLNGVQADRVRVKPSRALQILPRQLGQTEVRLKLFGALPIKTFKVQVVPNIKVIPGGQSIGVKLTSDGMLVVGHHRVKGETGDSSPGQQADIRIGDRILNIEGTTITSPEQMNRLIQVHGKKQEGIVARVARGEKQFDVTIHPLYDKANRSYRIGLYVKNATSGVGTLTFYAPDTHLYGALGHVISDLDTGSPIVVGKGQIVQSNVTAVEKGISGKPGEKRAIFFNEKDILGTIKKNTRFGIFGEMDQFPENGYTNEAIPIGLMEDVKTGPAHIYTVVEGRKVEKYNIEIVNVIKQPYAATKGLIIKVTDERLLQKTGGIVQGMSGSPIIQDGKLVGAVTHVFVNDPTSGYGTYIEWMLQEVGIKLSAVDVGRQRKPHIYGVFSIYMVFSI
- the spo0A gene encoding sporulation transcription factor Spo0A gives rise to the protein MQTIQVALADDNKEFAELMCTFISEQEDMEIVGVAYNGNDVLDLVRSTQPDVLILDIIMPHLDGLGVLEKMKTLTLNPAPKVIMLTAFGHETITQRAVELGASYYILKPFDMDALIARVRQTLSSPFSRKKMPDMPKKDYNLDSNITSIIHEVGVPAHIKGYMYLRDAIAMVYNDVEILGSITKVLYPSIADKYKTTPSRVERAIRHAIEVAWNRGNVDSISALFGYTVSASKAKPTNSEFIAMIADKLRVAHKVG